In the genome of Candidatus Bathyarchaeia archaeon, one region contains:
- a CDS encoding transcription initiation factor IIB, which produces MAKAEAKPRLADKCPECGSTSLVHDYDSGETVCSNCGLVLHEQTLDKGPEWRAFTQEEKESRSRVGVPTSYSVHDKGLSTAIGRVDRDAFGRKLPLSTRLQMWRLRKWQIRSRVHSSVDRNLAQAMAELDRLSDKLYIPGPIKEKAAVVYRKSLEKGLVRGRSIAAIAAASLYAACRNTETPRTLREIAEASLVDKKDVARCYRLLLRELEMQMPIADPMTYVSKIAERTGISGPTQGLAIKIIHEAKRRRAASGKDPMGLAAAALYIACLQSNEKKTQKDIAEAAGVTEVTVRNRYKSLKRQLGLELPD; this is translated from the coding sequence GTGGCGAAGGCAGAGGCAAAGCCCAGACTCGCGGACAAATGTCCCGAATGTGGCAGCACAAGTCTGGTTCACGATTACGATAGTGGAGAAACCGTTTGCAGCAATTGTGGCCTAGTTCTGCATGAGCAAACATTGGACAAGGGTCCTGAGTGGCGTGCTTTTACGCAGGAGGAGAAGGAATCCCGCAGCCGTGTCGGCGTACCTACCTCGTATTCGGTTCATGATAAAGGTTTGTCCACAGCCATCGGAAGGGTTGACAGAGACGCTTTTGGACGCAAACTGCCGTTGTCCACTCGCTTGCAGATGTGGCGTTTGCGGAAGTGGCAGATTCGTTCTCGTGTGCATTCGTCTGTTGACCGCAACTTGGCTCAAGCTATGGCTGAGTTAGATCGACTGTCTGACAAGCTGTACATTCCTGGGCCGATTAAGGAGAAGGCTGCTGTTGTATACCGCAAATCTTTAGAGAAGGGTTTGGTGAGAGGCAGATCAATCGCAGCTATCGCTGCTGCATCTCTGTACGCTGCGTGTCGCAACACCGAGACCCCTCGGACCTTACGTGAAATTGCTGAAGCCAGCTTGGTTGACAAGAAGGACGTGGCTCGTTGCTATCGATTGTTGCTGCGCGAGCTTGAGATGCAGATGCCCATTGCTGATCCCATGACTTATGTGTCTAAGATTGCTGAGCGCACGGGCATTAGTGGTCCGACGCAGGGCTTGGCTATCAAGATCATTCATGAAGCTAAGAGGAGGCGTGCGGCTTCTGGCAAAGATCCTATGGGTTTGGCTGCTGCCGCTTTGTACATTGCCTGCTTGCAGAGTAATGAGAAGAAGACTCAGAAGGACATTGCTGAGGCTGCTGGCGTGACTGAGGTTACGGTTAGGAACCGTTACAAGAGTTTGAAGCGTCAATTGGGCTTGGAGTTGCCAGATTAG
- a CDS encoding nucleotidyl transferase AbiEii/AbiGii toxin family protein: protein MYESAEIQTAEKYLQKIFKLVKGNACLLGGWAAYHTVNQNFEKATGRNYIGSRDIDIGFHIDKNLSEEQLRKSEFCNALKQIENMGFQPISFRLAKDFTLETGKELTPGESARLQQYEILRLYVDLIVDYIHPKIKPTLGFVPIDEPLLSLVFTKKLSITTKLFGINILMPQTHVLLAMKLNSVINRDKEDKRIKDIADIYALLWHSNTKISQLKNQLYFIYAPEKARKTSQAFTKTEIKKVSTIIGVDAHEISRAITELR, encoded by the coding sequence TTGTACGAATCAGCTGAAATACAAACCGCAGAAAAATACCTACAGAAAATCTTCAAACTAGTCAAAGGCAACGCCTGCCTCTTAGGCGGTTGGGCAGCTTACCACACTGTGAACCAAAACTTCGAAAAAGCCACAGGCAGAAACTACATCGGATCAAGAGACATCGACATAGGCTTCCACATAGACAAAAACTTGTCAGAAGAACAACTCAGAAAATCAGAATTCTGCAACGCGCTCAAGCAAATCGAAAACATGGGATTCCAACCCATAAGCTTCAGGCTAGCCAAAGACTTCACCCTAGAAACTGGAAAAGAGTTGACTCCAGGAGAGTCGGCTAGACTCCAACAATACGAAATCCTGCGCCTCTACGTGGACCTGATCGTAGACTACATACATCCCAAAATCAAACCAACACTAGGATTTGTCCCCATCGACGAACCCCTTCTCTCCCTAGTCTTCACCAAGAAACTCAGCATCACAACAAAACTATTTGGCATCAACATACTAATGCCACAAACTCACGTGCTCCTAGCGATGAAACTTAACTCCGTCATCAACCGCGACAAAGAAGACAAAAGAATCAAAGACATAGCCGACATCTACGCCCTACTCTGGCACTCAAACACAAAAATCAGCCAACTCAAAAACCAACTATATTTCATCTACGCACCTGAAAAAGCAAGAAAAACATCACAAGCCTTCACAAAAACAGAAATCAAAAAAGTATCCACAATCATCGGAGTCGACGCCCACGAAATCTCAAGAGCAATAACCGAACTCAGATAA
- a CDS encoding DUF1801 domain-containing protein: MATSKSQSKTMDEYVAKFPKNVRDVLQELRRVIRESAPKAEETISYGIPTFDLNGRHLVHFAAYKNHVGFYPTSSGIKAFKKELSPFKTSRGTAQFPLSKPIPFDLVKKIVKFRVKENESKRK; this comes from the coding sequence ATGGCAACATCAAAAAGTCAATCAAAAACCATGGATGAATATGTCGCTAAATTCCCGAAAAATGTTAGAGATGTTTTACAGGAACTTAGGCGGGTAATTAGGGAATCAGCACCTAAAGCTGAAGAAACCATAAGCTATGGAATACCCACATTTGACCTCAATGGGAGGCACTTGGTGCATTTCGCAGCATACAAGAATCATGTCGGCTTTTATCCCACTTCATCAGGGATCAAAGCTTTCAAAAAAGAGTTATCTCCCTTTAAGACAAGCAGAGGGACTGCCCAATTTCCATTAAGCAAACCGATCCCGTTTGATCTTGTGAAGAAAATTGTGAAATTCAGAGTAAAAGAGAACGAGTCAAAGAGAAAATAA